A genomic window from Silene latifolia isolate original U9 population chromosome 11, ASM4854445v1, whole genome shotgun sequence includes:
- the LOC141611538 gene encoding purple acid phosphatase 2-like, producing the protein MAVFSPSQNQSTFLYFAFLVWGLILNQAVNCHGGKTSNFIRKVEKSIDMPLHSDVFAAPHGHNAPQQVHITQGDHEGRAVIVSWVTMEAPGSKKLIYWEDKCNDKKSTHAKTTKYKYYNYTSGYIHHAIIKHLKFDTKYYYRIGSGKHHRTFWFTTPSKPGPDVPYTFGLIGDLGQTYDSNATLTHYEENPKKGEAVLFVGDLSYADNYPNHDNNRWDSWARFVERSTAYQPWIWTAGNHELDFAPEIGESKPFKPFTHRYRTPYKSSNSTAPFWYSIKRGPAHIIVLSSYSAYGKYTPQYNWLEEELPRVNRSETPWLIVLVHSPWYNSYQYHFMEGESMRVMFEPWFVQHKVDLVFSGHVHAYERSKRVSNIAYNIVNGKCTPIADQSAPVYVTIGDGGNIEGLANNMTQPQPDYSAFREASFGHAILDIKNRTHAYYSWHRNQDGFAVHADSTWFFNRVWHPVDENIEPLE; encoded by the exons ATGGCTGTGTTTTCACCTTCACAAAATCAATCTACTTTTCTTTACTTTGCATTTCTTGTTTGGGGTTTAATATTGAACCAAGCAGTGAATTGCCATGGCGGAAAAACTAGTAATTTTATTAGAAAGGTTGAAAAATCCATCGATATGCCTCTTCATAGTGATGTCTTTGCTGCTCCTCATGGTCATAATGCACCTCAGCAG GTACATATAACACAAGGAGATCATGAGGGAAGAGCAGTAATTGTGTCATGGGTGACAATGGAGGCGCCAGGTTCAAAGAAATTGATTTATTGGGAAGACAAATGCAACGATAAGAAATCAACACATGCCAAAACGACCAAATATAAGTATTATAATTATACTTCTGGGTAtattcatcatgctattatcaAGCATTTGAAG TTTGATACAAAATATTACTATCGAATTGGGAGTGGAAAACACCATAGGACATTCTGGTTTACGACGCCTTCTAAACCTGGTCCTGATGTTCCTTACACTTTCGGTCTCATAG GTGATCTAGGACAAACTTACGATTCAAATGCAACTTTGACGCATTATGAAGAAAAcccgaaaaaaggggaagctgtACTGTTTGTAGGGGATCTTTCGTATGCAGATAATTACCCAAATCATGATAACAATAGATGGGATTCATGGGCAAGGTTTGTTGAGAGAAGTACAGCTTATCAGCCTTGGATTTGGACTGCTGGCAACCATGAGCTTGATTTTGCCCCTGAAATT GGTGAATCAAAACCTTTCAAGCCATTTACACATCGGTATAGGACGccatataaatcatcaaacagcACAGCTCCATTTTGGTATTCTATCAAGCGAGGCCCTGCTCACATTATCGTCTTATCATCCTACTCTGCATATG GGAAATATACCCCACAGTACAACTGGCTGGAAGAGGAACTTCCGAGGGTAAATAGAAGCGAGACTCCGTGGCTAATTGTTCTTGTGCATTCTCCATGGTATAACAGCTACCAGTATCATTTCATGGAAGGAGAGAGTATGAGGGTGATGTTTGAGCCTTGGTTTGTTCAACACAAAGTTGATCTTGTGTTTTCCGGTCATGTTCATGCCTACGAAAGATCA AAACGAGTGTCAAACATAGCGTACAACATCGTCAATGGAAAATGCACACCAATTGCAGACCAGTCTGCTCCTGTTTATGTAACTATTGGAGATGGAGGAAATATAGAAGGTTTAGCAAATAA CATGACGCAGCCACAGCCAGATTACTCAGCTTTTCGAGAAGCAAGTTTTGGACATGCCATTTTGGACATCAAGAATCGAACTCATGCTTATTATAGCTGGCATCGTAACCAGGATGGTTTTGCTGTTCATGCCGATTCAACCTGGTTTTTCAACAGAGTTTGGCATCCTGTTGACGAAAACATTGAACCCCTTGAATAG